A single genomic interval of Antarcticibacterium arcticum harbors:
- a CDS encoding lactonase family protein, translating to MNTKIKKSVPVLLGVIVLFSVSCKLPQEKSGTVPGKASREIAYIGTYTKKEGHVDGKGEGIYKIYQDPSNGKLKFGSLAANIINPSFIKVSADKENLYAVSELGPGDAGSGFIHSYNINKDNSLVETGKLSTEGFAPCYIAEDPTGNFIFVANYVGGVVMMYEKNPDGSLIKKENITFEDPENSHPHSVTISANARHFYVADLGHDKIWIFDLNVETAEVKPNNTPFIQLKEGAGPRHFSIDASGNFAYSINELNSTISSFKIEDTGALVHLDDISSIPENFIGKNSAADINLHPAGNFLYVSNRGHNSIAAFNINPETGLIELLGFTSTQGDIPRNFAISKDGTYLYAANQNSNNITGFSINPATGKLESTGVVLGVNTPVCIEFMR from the coding sequence ATGAATACTAAAATTAAGAAAAGTGTGCCCGTATTATTAGGGGTAATAGTACTGTTTTCAGTCTCCTGTAAATTACCTCAGGAAAAAAGCGGGACAGTTCCCGGGAAAGCTTCCAGGGAAATAGCTTATATAGGCACTTATACCAAAAAAGAAGGCCATGTTGACGGTAAAGGAGAAGGCATTTATAAAATATATCAGGATCCTTCCAATGGAAAATTAAAATTTGGTTCCCTTGCAGCGAACATTATTAATCCTTCCTTCATAAAAGTAAGTGCAGATAAAGAGAATCTTTATGCGGTAAGTGAATTGGGCCCGGGAGATGCAGGTTCGGGTTTTATTCATTCTTACAACATCAATAAAGATAATAGCCTTGTTGAAACAGGAAAGCTTTCTACGGAAGGTTTTGCCCCCTGTTATATTGCTGAAGACCCTACGGGAAATTTTATATTTGTTGCCAATTATGTGGGTGGGGTAGTGATGATGTATGAAAAGAACCCTGACGGAAGCCTTATCAAAAAGGAAAATATTACTTTTGAGGATCCTGAAAATTCGCATCCGCACTCGGTAACAATATCTGCCAACGCCAGGCATTTTTATGTTGCGGACCTGGGGCATGACAAGATCTGGATTTTTGACCTAAATGTGGAAACAGCGGAGGTTAAACCAAATAACACACCTTTTATACAGCTGAAAGAAGGAGCCGGCCCCCGGCATTTTAGTATTGATGCCAGTGGTAATTTTGCGTATTCCATCAATGAACTCAACAGTACTATAAGCAGTTTTAAAATTGAAGACACCGGAGCATTGGTGCATCTTGACGATATTTCTTCGATCCCGGAAAATTTTATAGGAAAGAATTCAGCAGCCGATATAAATTTACATCCCGCCGGCAATTTTTTGTACGTGTCCAACAGAGGACATAACAGCATTGCCGCATTTAATATAAACCCGGAAACCGGTCTAATTGAGCTCCTGGGATTTACTTCTACTCAAGGTGACATACCCCGCAATTTTGCTATTTCCAAAGACGGTACTTACCTGTATGCCGCAAATCAAAATTCCAATAATATCACAGGTTTTTCCATTAATCCCGCTACCGGAAAATTGGAATCAACAGGAGTAGTTCTGGGCGTTAACACTCCGGTTTGTATAGAGTTTATGAGGTGA
- a CDS encoding replication factor C small subunit produces the protein MILKVQVSYGNNEEDALAGAWHQWKNNIFPSKLLSEINTADQFDDLGEKVRKEDLREHVIIGSNPEIFISNIREYASLGFEKIIIHNVNEDQENFIDFFGKEVLPQLKQK, from the coding sequence ATGATCCTTAAGGTGCAGGTATCCTATGGTAACAATGAAGAGGATGCCCTGGCTGGGGCCTGGCACCAATGGAAAAACAACATCTTCCCAAGTAAACTTTTGTCTGAAATTAATACTGCCGATCAATTTGATGATCTCGGTGAAAAGGTGAGAAAAGAGGACCTCCGGGAACATGTAATTATTGGTAGCAACCCTGAAATATTTATTTCCAATATTCGGGAATACGCCAGTCTTGGATTTGAAAAAATCATAATTCACAATGTGAATGAAGACCAGGAAAACTTTATTGATTTTTTTGGTAAAGAGGTATTGCCTCAGCTAAAACAAAAATAA
- a CDS encoding LLM class flavin-dependent oxidoreductase, giving the protein MKIGFHASHEQFTPRHLLELVQQAEKAGFQSILSSDHFHPWSNKQGESGFAWSWLGAAMHATNLEFGIVNAPGQRYHPAIIAQAAATLDQMFPGRFWLCQGSGQALNENITGDKWPSKDIRNARLKESVEVIKELWKGDYVTHHGIIEIEKAKLFTPPVETIPVYGAAITAKTAKWLGSWADGLITVSKPLKELKTVVEAFNEGAVRENL; this is encoded by the coding sequence ATGAAAATAGGATTTCACGCATCTCACGAACAATTCACCCCGCGACATTTACTGGAACTGGTACAACAAGCAGAAAAAGCAGGTTTCCAAAGCATATTATCGTCAGATCATTTTCATCCCTGGAGCAATAAGCAGGGGGAAAGCGGTTTTGCCTGGAGTTGGCTGGGGGCGGCAATGCACGCCACAAATCTAGAATTTGGAATTGTAAATGCTCCCGGCCAAAGGTACCACCCCGCAATTATTGCTCAGGCTGCAGCTACCCTGGACCAAATGTTTCCCGGGAGATTCTGGCTTTGCCAGGGCAGCGGGCAGGCCCTTAATGAAAATATTACCGGAGATAAATGGCCGTCTAAGGATATAAGAAATGCAAGATTAAAAGAATCTGTAGAAGTAATTAAGGAATTGTGGAAAGGGGATTATGTAACACACCACGGGATCATAGAAATTGAAAAGGCCAAACTATTTACACCTCCGGTAGAAACCATTCCTGTCTATGGCGCCGCTATAACTGCAAAAACCGCGAAATGGCTGGGCAGCTGGGCAGATGGGTTAATTACTGTTTCCAAACCTTTAAAGGAATTAAAAACAGTGGTGGAAGCTTTTAATGAGGGGGCGGTAAGGGAAAACCTATGA